The sequence below is a genomic window from Coffea arabica cultivar ET-39 chromosome 4c, Coffea Arabica ET-39 HiFi, whole genome shotgun sequence.
CGCAGAATATCTCCCAAGCGATGAAGACTGCCCAAcgtctaatagagttccaacgGAAGGAACCGGCCAAAGACAAAGACAAGGGCAAAAAGTCTAACAATGGAAAGAATGGGGGAGACAAGCCACGGTTTGCCCAACGCACGGGAGAGACTGACGCGAGCAAATCTTACAAGGGCAAGAACGTGAGTAGCGATCGTAAGCCGGGTAAGAACTTTGAGAGGTGTTTCATATACAAGAGCAAGGAGCACTATGCCCGTGAATGTCCCAATCGAGATAGCCTAGCAGCCGCCGCACAAGAGGTCGACCCAACAGAAGGACGGAGGGTCGCATGCACGTGGATGCTAGATGCCGTGCACGCTGTGGCCGACGATTCAGACTAAATGCGCATGTACGTGGACGCCACTATCAATGGGCATCAAACTAAGGCGCTAATCGACATGGGAGCGGATGTCAACTATATGAGTCTAGCGGCTGCACGCAAGATAGGACTTGCGTGGGCACCGGTATCAGGTCATTTCAAGGGCGTAAACGGGGAGTGGACGTCACTCGTGGGTGAAGCCAAGGAGGTACCCGTAAGCATTGGCAATGGGCAGGTAAGACCACCTTCTCTGTTGCCCCAATAAACGACTATGAAGTTTTCTTTGGCATCTTTTCCTTGATTACTTGAAACCCATCATGGTACCGCATGAGGACACCATCCTCATTACGCAAGGAGGGCAACCATGCGTAGTGAATGTATGTCGTGAGAACGAGCTAAACCCTCGTCAATTCAAGAAGGGATTGCGGAAGGATGAGTCAACGTTCACGGCCATCCTTAGCGAAGAGGACTCGCCGACGTACGAGTCTAAAGAAGTGGTACCTATCCCGCGCGAAATAGAGAAGGTTCTAGAAGAATTCGTGGATGTTATACCCGAGAACCTTCCAAAGGAGCTTCCTCCTAGGCGTGTAGTGGACCACGCCATAGAATTGGTTGAAGGCGCAAAGCCGGTCTCCCGTCCACCATACCGCATGTCCCCTGAGGAATTTGAAGAGTTACGGAAGCAACTTCGGGAGCTCTTAGAGTCCAATGGTATAATGCCCTCTAAGAGTCTCTTTGTTGCGCCCGTACTCTTTCAACGCAAAAAGGACGGCACCTTGCGTATGTGCAACGACTATCGTGTACTAAATAAAATGACAGTTAAGAACAAGTACCCCGTGCCACTTATTGCGGATTTGTTCGATCGCTTACAACCATCAAGGGTCATGTCAAAGCTGAACTTGCGCAAGGGCTACTATCAAGTGAGAATCAAGGCTGGGGACGAGCCCAAAACGGTCATCACCACAAGGTACGAGTCGTATGAGTTCAacgtgatgccgtttgggttaaCAAACGCACCGGCTATAGTTTACACATTAATGCAAGAGGTGTTCAACGAATTTTTAGACAAATTCGTCGTGGTCTATCTCGACGATATTGTCATCTATAGTAATAGCATGGAGGAGCATGTTGGACACTTGAGACAAGTGTTCATAGCACTAAGAGCCAACAAGCTGTACATGCGGAAGGAGAAGTGCGAATTTGGGCTACATGAGATCTCCTTCTTGGGGCACATTGTAGGGAACAGAAGGATTCAGATGGATCCCCACAAGATCGAGGCCATTGTTGAATGGCAGGCACCGAAGTCACCACGAAACTGCTGTCATTTCTTGGGTTGGTCAACTATTACCGTAGGTTTATTGCGGGACATTCGGCCATTGCGGCCCTTTTGACGGATTTGCTGCGCAAGGACAAGGCTTGGACGTGGACAATGGAGTGCCAAGCCGCATTCGAGGCATTGAAGGACGCGGTGACGAAGGAGCCGGTCTTGGCACTATCCGATTTCTCCAAGCCATTCGAGGTGTACACCGACGCGTCCGACTTAGTTGTTGGTGGGGTGCTAATGCAAGAGGATCACTCGATTACTTATGAGTGTCATAAGCAAAGCGATGTGGAGAAACGGTGGCCGATGCATGAGAAAGAAATATTAGCGGTCGTGCATTACTTGCGAATATGGGAGCACTACCTAAAGGCCGCCACACCGTTTAAGATCAAGACGGACAATAGGGCGGTGAGCTACCATCAGACACAAAAGAAGCTCTCAAGCAAGCAAGCAAAATGGCTGAACTACTTAGCGGAGTTCAAGTTTGACTTGGAGTTCAGCCCGGGTAAAACGAACGTCATGGCCGACACACTAAGCCGCAAGAGCATTGTCGCGCCTGTTTACGTGATCGAAGGGCTACTCATGGGGCGCATCAAGGAAGGATTGTTGCATAATGAACGGACACAAGTGCTCATGGAATTAGCCGAAGAAGGCAAAATCAAGAGATTTTTGGTGGAGGACGGGGTCCTCTATGCCAAGGGCCAGCGAATTTATGTGCCCGACTGGAAGCACTTGAGGCGTGACGTTCTTAAAGAGTGTCACGACAATCGTTATGCTGGCCATCCTGGGACTTACCGCACGCTGTCCCTCGTGTGCGAACGCTACTACTAGCCAAGCTTGAAGGATGATGTGGACGACTACGTGCGGACTTGTCTTGTGTGCCAGTAAGACAAGGTAGAAAACCAGCTGCCCGCTGGTCTACTACAACTGTTGCCAATACCAGGACGTGTGTGGGAGAGCGTCTCTATGAACTTTATCGTGGGATTGCCTAAATCCGAGGGATGCACGAGCATACTCGTGGTCGTGGATCGTTTGTCTAAGTATGCTACGTTCATCTCCGCCCCAAAGGAATGCACTGTAGAAGTGACGGTCAAGCTCTTCATGAGCCATATCGTCAAGTATTGGGGCTTACCAGCAACGATTGTGAGTGATAGGAACTCAAGGTTCACAGGACGGTTCTTGCAGGAGTTGTTTCGTTTACTTGAGTTGGGACTTAGCATGTCTACAACAATGCATCCGCAGACGGATGGGCAAACGGAACGGGTCAATTGTGTGCTGGAGGTGTATCTTCGGCACTATGTGACGGTAAATCAGCGAGATTGGGCAAGTTTGCTGGACGTCGCCCAATTTTGCTTCGACTTGCAAAAGAATGAGAGCACTGGCAAGAGTCCGTTCGAAATCGTTCTTGGATTCCAACCGACGACCCCGAAGGATATTCTTGGTAGCTATAAGGATGTTAGTCCTTCCGCATACCAATTTGCCAAGGATTGACAAGAACGCGCGGAAGCGGCCAAGCTTTACTTGGAGAAGACCCATACCGCATGAAGAGGTGGGCTGATCGCAAGAGACGATTCCGCGAGTTCAAGGAGGGCGACCAAGTGTTGGTGAAACTCTACCAACACGGACGTATACGCGGAGTGCATAAGGGTCTTATCCGGAGATACGAAGAACCGTTTACGGTACTTAAGAAGGTGGATAACGTAGCTTATAAGGTGGAACTGTCCGAATCTTTATCCCAACTCTACCCGATCTTTCACGTAAGTTTGCTCAAACCATTCTACCAAGATCCGCACGATCCATTAAGGAATGTGCCTACAGGAGCACCCGCGGGTATGAGGGATGAGTACGACAAGATTGCGGAAGAGATCTTGGCTGATCGTCTCGTCTATCATAAGAATCGCGCACCAACGAAGGAGTACTTGGTGCGCTGGCATGGGCTACCCGAGGCCGAAATAAGTTAGGAGCCCGCCGCTAAATTGTGGCAATTCGAAAACCTCATACGGGCGTATGAGGATAGTTAGGCAACGGGGACGATGCCTCGTTCGAGTGGGGGAGAATGACACGGTCCGCATGCCAACCGCGCGCGACCGTGCCCAACAGGTAGCCAACGTGCACTACTATAAAGATATCCTAACAGAAAAACTTGAATTGTTAGTAGACTCACACTTTCTTCCCACAACTGCTTGACAAGTCCTAGGGGCTTTGCCAGAAGCATAGAGGCTATACTAGATGTTACTAGAGGTGTGTAGAGAGTTGTAGGAGATTCCAGAGTGCTCTAGTGTAGGTCTAGAGTTTGTACATAAGAGTCTAACTATTCATAGAAAATTCTAAAGACTAAGTGTAGGGAGAATTCTCTAGAACGTTGTATAGCATTCTTGGCTTGCCTATAAATAGGCCAAGCCCTCTCATTTGTAAACAACGGTGGAAACACTCTTGTAAGAGTTTTCAAGTGTAATACAAGCTTTCCTCTTAGCCTCCAACATTTCCAtacttgtttctttctttaCGCTTCTGCACAACTAACGCGCATAGGAGCAAAGGCTGAACTAGCCAACTGTTCATAGACGTTTGCTAGTGCCGCATGGTGCGAGTGCTTATAGGAAATTAGGTGGAGCGTTTTGAAAAATCAGCGTTAAGGTACAGCCTTATTCACTTGATTCTAGACAAAAAGATGCTTGGGCTCTGTACATCTTCCTTGTCCTTCTTTCTGGAAATATGATCAAGACACTCTTCAAGACTGTTAAAACTTTTGCCTGCGTCATCTTCTATTTCACATGCAGCCATTTTCGTCGTTTCTTTCACTTGACTCTTATCTGGACCAACAGAATATGAAACAAGCGAAACTGCCAGAGCAAAAACACCTCcaccaaatgcatattttgacaGGTCCAAAACtaaggctctgtttggattgtaaattatttgagatatttttactgtagcactttttgtgatgtgatgtatgtgaaataaaaaagtaatttaaaatataaaaaaatgtgttgaaaattgtaatgatgatataAGCAAATAAAGTTTGGCAAATAATCCTCTATCCAAACATACCCTAAATTAGAAGAGTTAAGAGAGGGAAGCGGGGCTGTTGTGTGGAAATGGTGATTGAgcgacaaaatttttctaaatgacattgcagaaaaagatgaatagtAACACCGTCAGTAATAATAGAAGAAGCAGGGTGATGTTTAGGAATTAGGAtcaagaataatcaaaggaaggaagaaagattcATGATGACGGATCGGTTGGATAGACAAGAATCGGAGGAGAATTACCCTTACGAGAGAGAACACAGAGATCTAATGCGAATAGAATCCAAGGGGGCTCCGTGGAGAGAGGCTGAAGTAGCAAAACATCTTTTGTCTGGGAATTAGGGCACCCTCCAACCCACTGACCTGGTGCGTACTTGTACCCCCCaaacccgaaaaaaaaaaaaggatttcaGTTTTCACTGGATTCCAGCTGGCCCTAGAAAAGAATTAAGTACCAAGTATTATTAAATTAGATACTAGGGATCCTAAGGTTTCTAACTGGCAGTTACTATTCgtgtcattttaaaaataataatgaccTTCCTAGGAGGTAATTGGACCTATTTCTAACAATAAATtgtataaatttatttttgataTCCTAACTAGTTGCAGAAATTTAATGAAcgaattttagaaaagaaaaatattttttgtcaaCAAATTGAGTGACTAATTAAATTAGATTACTTGTGAATTTTAACATCATTAGCTATTGTAAGCAAAGCTAATGAATGGAAATTTAACATCATTAGCTATTGTAAGCAAAGCTAATGAATGGCTCCAATTTCTGGTTGATACCTGTTAAGATGATAGGGGCTGTATTATGCCATCTCTATAGGTGGAattggaggggaaaaaaaatacaagagaggcaAGATTGTATAAGGCTCTAAGTTCCGTTGACTTGTGCACAACTTTTGAAATGACAGCATACATGTTTTCATATTATATTTCTCAAATCAGTCAATCTACGTCTAATTTTATACAACTATAGAGAGAAAGACCAGCAAAAATTTTGTACtttcacaaataaattttttaaattataagttgaaacaaataaattttatctcaatcgcaattgtatccaccaaaaaagtaattttaaatccaatcaaaaaatatcacaatattctaaaattatacaaaaattCACGCCTATAGAAATTAGACAttatgagttcaaattttcattcgtattttttgggatttagaaattgcaacttaaaaaaaagtttatttagaggaaattatgaaaataaaaaatagagatgTAAAATTGATAAgaggaaaaaaataagaagaaagtgAATAGACGTGGCTTTTAATAATTAGTTTTAAGGGTTAAGGAAAATctattcttttttaatttttttccactGTAacatacaaaaacaaaaaattgccaGTTCACACAGTTCACTCTACCGATTTTTATGTCCAATCAACCAAAAGTATAAATCGGATCGAAACTATGACCTGCTCGCTGTCCGACCAGTCGAACCCATCGATTCGATTTTCAAAACAATGCTTTTAAACCTCTCTCATACACTAGATTGTGGGTTCAAATTCGGCTAGTACAGCTCACAAGAAGTATAAAAATTCGACTCCCCTCAATAGAGTAGGAGTCGGGTAGATAGTCGTCACTgcttacaaaaaataaaataaaaaatgcatgCTAATATGCATTTGTACCCATCGTATGTTTCCGTTAGTAAAGATTAATCCACATAGTGTGTCATGCAAATCATTTTTAATAAGTGTATAAATATTTCTTGCTCGAGTAAGTGAGTATAACATATGGAATAATTATTGCattgttcttttttttataatgtgatatatgtgagataaaacataaaaagtattgaaaattatatttataatacaagtaaaataatatttgaaataatgtGTGTATCCTAATCTAATAtacctaggaaaattattatcatcaaaattttcctaatctaataaAACTCGTCCATTGAACTTGGCGTTAGGCTTTATCCCCTattgatcctttttttttaaaaaaaaaattcctcacAAGGAGCACacatatttttatttgattaaaaaaGTTACATTCTCCTTATGCTCCTAATGTAAAATTTGGCCCAAAATTGGATGCAAGTTTTGCGAGCCTAATATAAGAGTTCTTAATTAAGTGTTACAAAGCCATTCACCATGCACTTTtattaaaacaattaaaagacGAATTCCAATACTCAATTGATCGCATCTCGCATTGTCCAGCAAATGATTTACCACCATCCCATAACATATTCtactttttaaaattcattCTTCAGGATAATGATTTTTGTCCTAACTGCCGAGTATATATACTTGTTTGCTAGTGAAGTATTTTGAAGAATATTAATGCCATTTAATTGTTTTCATTTGTATAGGCTTTAGCTGGCAAGTCCTCGTCCTAGATATGACATCTTCAGAGAAGCCCCATTATGCATTATCACTATGGTGATTATTGATGCAGCGTCTGCTCTGGAGTCTGGCATGTTGTTCCCTTTGTCCTTAGTATGGTTTTCGTCCATATCCTTGGGAGCAGGAAGCACGAACTGTACCCGCATTTAATAGGCTTTAGCTAGTAAGTCCTCGTCCCAGATTAGATATGACATCTTCAGAGAAGTCCCATTATGCATTACCACTATGGTGATTACTGATGCAGCGTCTGCTCTGGAGTCTGGCCTGTTGTTCCCTTTGTCCTTAGTTTGGTTTTCGTCCATATCCTTGGGAGCAGCAAGCAGGAACTGTACCCGCATTTAATAGGCTTTAGCTAGCAAGTCCTCATCCCAGATATGACATCTTCAGAGAAGCCCCATTATGCATTACCACTATGGTGATTACTGATACAGCGTCTGCTCTAGAGTCTGGCCTGTTGTTCCCTTTGTCCTTAGTGTGGTTTTCGTCCATATCCTTGGGAGCAGGAAGCACGAACTGTACCCACATTTAATAGGCTTTAGCTAGCAAGTTCTCGTCTCAGATCAGATATGACATCTTTAGAGAAGTCCCATTATGCATTACCACTATGGTGATTACTGATGCAACGTCTGCTCTGGAGTCTGGCCTGTTGTTTCCTTTGTCCTTAGTGTAGTTTTCGTCCATATCCTTGGGAGCAGGAAGCACGAACTGTACCTGCATTTAATAGACTTTAGCTAGCAAGTCCTCGTCCCAGATCAGATATGACATCTTCAGAGAAGCCCCATTATGCATTACCACTATGGTGATTACTGATGCAGCGTCTACTCTGGAGTCTGACATGTTGTTCCCTTTGTCCTTAGTGTGGTTTTCGTCCATATCCTTGGGAGCAGGAAGCACGAACTGTACCCGCATTTAATAGGCTTTAGCTAGTGAAGAAGTGATTTCTGGTAGATTACTGAACCGACCTGAATCAGTTTTCTCTCGAATGAGATACGATGAATTCGCTTATTCGAGGTGAATGGCGGGGCTTCTCCTCTGAGATCACTCCGATAATCAAGTCAGTATATAGAGAGGGAATGAAGAGTAGGAAACAGTAAAAAAGTAATAGTGTGCTTATTTGTTGGGAGTGAATGGAGGGTATTTATAGGGCAGGAATGGAGGACAGGATAGTGGGCTTATGCTAGTGGGACCCGCGTCCTGGCCATTATGGTTCTGTCCCATACTATGGGGCCTGATTCTGACACTGTAGCCGTCTGGACGTGCAGACGAGGAGTCCTGCGCAGTGGCCATTAAGAACATCatgtgcttttcagataaaacACTGGTTCTGTATTGTGTCAGGTAGGTTGACATCATCAGCGCGCAGCCGAAGTGAGATGCCTAAGGTACAGAGGCCATCCATGCTGTAGACCAGAGATCTGGCCGAATCTAGGGGTCATGTCTGAGACATCATTTTGGTCCGTATTACAGACGAAGTGAAAAGACCTCGGCCCCTACGTTGGCCGAGGTGAGCATTCTCAATAAACCCCCCAAGTCTCGGGAGCACAGGGGTCGTGGGGTACCGAGGTTTCCTTGTGCCGAGAACGTTCGAATTCTGGGATCTGAACCTGTTCCGGAAGAGGAGGGGATGTGACACGTggtcaggtcagttaaagggACGTGATGGACGGAGCAGTTATAGGTAACTGTTGTGACGTGGTGTAGGGGAAGACTTCATGCAGAGAGGATGCCAGCCGAAAGGACGGGAcattaatgaggagagagagagacacgTCCTTTCAAATTTAAACGTGGCCGCCTCTTTGCATTCTTGTCGCCTCTTCGGATTCCCTCTAACCCCTATAAATAGGAGGTCATTGTCAGTGCACTATTAGTCATTTTCAACTTTCATACCGAACTCTTGCAACTTTGAGAGTTTCGTCGAGATCAACTTTTCCAACCGAGATCAAGAGAAATAGCCGAGATCTCCATTCTCATCTTACTTCTTAGAAAACAGTAAGTATTCTTCTTTTCATCTCGTACTTGCACTCATGGCTAGAATGCTAAAACCCATAAAGAAACCGTGAGTCCGAACTTCCGCGCCGAAGAGATACCTGACCCCATAGGAGAGACCACTTTGTCCAGCTCTGAGGAGGAGACGTCCAGTTCTGATGAAGAGACCGTCGAGACCTCTACAGTGGAGAGGTCTCCCGAGACGAGTGAAGGGAACTCGGAAGTTCTGTTCGACGACGATCTCGGTGTCGAAGTCCCCCGAGATGAGGGAGTAGCGGAGCCAGTCGCTCCCGAGGACCTCTCTACTGTAAACTTTGGTCACCTCCCTTCGTATAGGAGCCGGATTGGCGAGACCGAGGCAAATAGAATATTGCGAAAGTACGCCTTCAGGGGAGGCTCTAGTATCGAGGCACCTAGGTCGAACCACACAGCCGATAAACCACCCATGGGATTGATTGCCATCTACAATGAGCAACTAGAGGCTGGGTTGAGGATACCAACCACGAGGTTCTTTCGTGACGTGCTTCGGTATTTCGTAGTTCGGGTAACT
It includes:
- the LOC140004674 gene encoding uncharacterized protein, which gives rise to MKRWADRKRRFREFKEGDQVLVKLYQHGRIRGVHKGLIRRYEEPFTVLKKVDNVAYKVELSESLSQLYPIFHVSLLKPFYQDPHDPLRNVPTGAPAGMRDEYDKIAEEILADRLVYHKNRAPTKEYLVRWHGLPEAEIS